From Neisseria musculi, the proteins below share one genomic window:
- a CDS encoding phage tail protein yields MARLKYALIIAQDPRFTRLANLSLGYRKLALTKLMPRLLEQVDDNHLELLAESRSMVGSDGYWLAKDNKTRRQLIKDAVFLHRRKGTPWAVREICHRLGFGEIKLIEGLGGQIYNGSINHKGIYMYGDHRLWAHYSIIFNRPITNTEARLLRETLPAFAPARCVLVRLDYQDTPLYYNGKVDFDGDYNFGAA; encoded by the coding sequence ATGGCTAGGCTCAAATACGCCTTAATCATCGCTCAAGACCCGCGCTTTACACGCTTGGCCAATCTCAGCCTTGGCTATCGCAAGCTTGCTTTAACCAAGCTCATGCCCCGCTTGCTCGAGCAAGTGGATGACAACCACCTTGAGCTGCTGGCGGAGAGCCGCAGCATGGTTGGTTCGGACGGGTACTGGTTAGCCAAAGACAATAAGACACGCCGCCAGCTGATTAAAGATGCCGTGTTTTTACACCGCCGCAAAGGCACACCCTGGGCGGTGCGTGAAATCTGCCACCGTTTGGGCTTTGGTGAAATCAAGCTGATTGAGGGGCTTGGTGGCCAAATCTACAACGGCAGTATTAATCACAAAGGCATTTATATGTACGGCGACCACCGGTTGTGGGCGCATTACTCAATTATTTTCAACCGACCGATTACCAATACGGAAGCCCGTCTGTTGCGGGAAACCCTACCGGCCTTCGCACCTGCCCGCTGTGTATTGGTGCGTTTGGATTATCAAGATACGCCGCTGTATTACAACGGCAAAGTCGATTTTGACGGCGATTACAATTTTGGAGCAGCTTAA